The Fulvivirga ligni genome window below encodes:
- a CDS encoding SDR family oxidoreductase, translating to MSKRIFITGASTGLGKATAKLFASKGWNVIATMRTPEKEDELDKLPNVELLALDVTDPEQIKTATEKAIAFGPIDVVFNNAGYGLAGPFEGATDMQLVRQINTNLLGVMRVTQAFIPHFREKKSGLFITTTSIGGLVAFPLNSVYHATKWGLEGWSESLAFELNPLGIEVKTVSPGGISTDFAGRSIDLTAHEAYNDTMQKVMSVFGDPERQKSYSTPEQIAEVVYEAATDGKHKLRYPAGEDAKAMYEQRKQAGDEQFREGVKARFLGE from the coding sequence ATGTCAAAAAGAATATTTATAACCGGAGCATCCACAGGTTTGGGTAAAGCTACTGCGAAGCTCTTTGCCAGCAAAGGATGGAATGTAATAGCCACCATGCGTACCCCTGAAAAAGAGGATGAACTGGATAAACTACCTAACGTTGAGCTATTGGCCTTAGATGTTACTGATCCTGAGCAGATTAAGACGGCCACTGAAAAAGCAATTGCTTTTGGACCTATTGATGTTGTCTTTAATAATGCTGGTTATGGCTTAGCAGGCCCGTTTGAAGGAGCTACTGATATGCAGCTAGTGAGGCAGATCAATACCAACTTACTAGGGGTAATGAGAGTGACACAGGCCTTTATTCCTCATTTCAGAGAAAAGAAAAGCGGCCTTTTTATAACCACTACTTCCATTGGCGGTCTAGTTGCCTTTCCGTTAAATTCAGTGTATCATGCTACTAAATGGGGCCTGGAAGGATGGAGCGAGAGCCTGGCCTTTGAACTGAATCCATTAGGGATTGAAGTGAAAACAGTATCGCCAGGTGGCATCTCAACAGATTTTGCCGGCCGATCTATTGATTTAACGGCTCATGAGGCCTACAATGATACTATGCAGAAAGTGATGTCCGTATTTGGAGATCCTGAGCGACAGAAAAGTTATTCTACGCCAGAGCAGATCGCCGAGGTGGTGTATGAGGCTGCCACCGATGGAAAGCACAAATTAAGATATCCTGCAGGTGAAGATGCTAAAGCCATGTATGAGCAAAGAAAACAGGCAGGTGATGAACAATTTAGAGAAGGGGTAAAGGCCAGGTTTTTGGGAGAGTAA
- a CDS encoding group II truncated hemoglobin, producing the protein MENHNIPTLYEWAGGLETIKTLITRFYDKVVEDDTLKGLFQHMSEQHQINVAHFISEVLGGPKLYTENGGSHFGMVKKHFQKHISEPQRKRWMDLLLQAADELKLPDDPEFRSAFVSYLEWGTRLAVINSNAEEIAMDTHEPMPKWGWGETGGPYQP; encoded by the coding sequence ATGGAAAATCATAATATTCCGACCTTGTATGAGTGGGCTGGAGGGCTAGAGACTATTAAAACCCTAATCACCAGGTTTTATGATAAAGTAGTGGAGGATGATACACTAAAGGGTCTTTTTCAGCATATGTCTGAGCAGCACCAGATCAATGTGGCTCACTTTATTTCCGAAGTATTAGGCGGACCTAAGCTATATACCGAAAATGGAGGCAGTCACTTCGGTATGGTGAAGAAGCATTTTCAAAAGCATATTTCAGAGCCGCAGAGAAAGCGCTGGATGGATCTTTTACTGCAAGCCGCTGATGAGCTAAAGCTTCCTGATGACCCGGAATTTCGTTCGGCTTTCGTAAGCTATCTGGAATGGGGAACACGGCTGGCGGTAATCAATTCAAATGCCGAGGAAATAGCCATGGATACTCATGAACCTATGCCAAAATGGGGTTGGGGCGAAACAGGAGGGCCATATCAACCATAG